In the Hordeum vulgare subsp. vulgare chromosome 7H, MorexV3_pseudomolecules_assembly, whole genome shotgun sequence genome, one interval contains:
- the LOC123410085 gene encoding uncharacterized protein LOC123410085 gives MAMERFFTGLVFCEAPLDGYGTSVLTAGVVKTLVLSGGTATKPAAVASRADADKDQGSSNGKRTAQRSAGFEIAFDGLNCFDTVVMH, from the coding sequence ATGGCCATGGAGAGGTTCTTCACGGGGCTCGTTTTCTGCGAGGCCCCGCTTGACGGCTACGGCACGTCCGTGCTCACCGCCGGCGTGGTCAAGACGCTGGTGCTCTCTGGAGGCACTGCGACGAAGCCGGCAGCGGTGGCTAGTAGGGCGGACGCCGACAAGGACCAGGGATCTTCCAACGGCAAGCGGACGGCGCAAAGGAGCGCTGGGTTCGAGATCGCGTTCGATGGGCTCAACTGCTTCGACACCGTCGTCATGCACTGA